The DNA window AAACATTGAGATGCCGGAAAGTATATAAGAGTCAAGAACCAAGGCCATTATTGCATAAATTATGAAATGTATGTGAGATCAATACCGAGAATCAAATGAATGGTTCAAACAGTCTATAATTCTAGCAGCACGGAGAAAGCCTGGGATAGTGAACATGAAaaggaattttttttatcatggaTGAAGCAATTAGCAGTAATTAGCAAGCTATCGACTTAGGATAGCATGTGCAAAATCAAGAAGCCCTTAGTTATTCTCTCATAAATAGTATTATAGTAACCATGAATGAGATGGTAATAATTTACACGCGTCTTTGAATTTCCAAACAGGGAATTCCTCACAGGAAGCAAACACCAAGAATGTTAAAATTCAAGAGCCAAATCTATGAATCGCTAGAGTCTAAACGTCATAGTCCATACAAATAATATTCGTACATCAAATATTTTACAATTATATTCCTGTACCTCATCTTTATCAAAAAGATGATACTGGTGCAACTCCACATCACCACCAAATCCACCTCCAATCACAGAAACGTCAGCTTCTTCATCTCCACCAAATCCACCTCCAATCACACGAACACCAGCTTCTTCATCTTCCAAACCCCCTATTTCCACATCACCTATTACATCGTTTCCAAAAAAATCATACTGGGACGCATCAAACAGCGCGCTGTCTGCACCACAAAGAATAAAAAACCAAACCATGATCAGGAAACTGAAACGGTAAATCCAGAAAGCTTTAAAACTAATTATCTTCTAACCGAAACCAAACATATGCCTAAATAGTCCTAAAAGttcatttcttttaaataacaaatcatatatatatattgatatggaTAGACAAAAAGTGGATCGTTGTAGATAAGGGGAAAAAACAAGATGGGAAGCTCAGCGCGAACCAGAGATGGAGCTGCTTGAAGGGTCGGAGAAGTCCGTAAAATCTTTTTCATCAGATCTCTccataatcaagaaatcaacaAGGAAAAGCTAAAAACCGAACATTGCAACCAAATCCCTCCTCCTTTCCAATCCCCAACTGGGATTTCTGGGATAATCTAGGGTTTAGAAGCAGCTCACATGGCGAGCGGTTAGTTGTCGCGTGTAGTGAGAGGGGAATCTGTTGCTTTGTATGTGCGAATATTATGTATATAATCATGTGAAGAGAGGATGAATTTGATGCTCGTTTCCACGAAAGTGAAAGTCAATTTGTTTATTCAATTAGATATTCATTGCTCCTTTTAGTAGCTTACGTAGTAGTTTCTACATATTGGGATCACTTTACTATTCATGCCCTAATTTCTTTTTACAAAACAaactttattaatttatatagTATGAAAAACAAAGAAATTTATACATTTAAGatgaaattatataaatataatataaaaaaatcatcgATAACTTCgctttttctttttgaaaaactcaatattcaaatattaattcgaattatataaattttaaatacacgTGGAAATTTGAACAATTGACGGACATATTCATCTATCAAaaaataggcaaaaacttgtgtgagacggtctcacgggtcgaatttgtgagacagatctcttatttgggtcatgcatgaaaaagtataattttttatgctaaaagtattgttttttattatgaatatgggtagggttgacccgtctcacagattagtatccgtgagacggtctcacatgagacccgcTCCAAAAAATATAGCCTCTAAAGACAAATAAGGCTAAAGATTACCCTCTTCACATAACATAGATTATTTCAAATAAGACATTTTATTGTCATCTTGATGTATAGTTTCTTGCATCATATATCCGAAATTGGTTTGGACAcacaaattttgaaattatattcaacatgacaaaaacttgtgtgagatgatctcacgcgtcgtatttgtgagacggatctcttatttgggtcattcacgaaaaaatattactttttatgttaagagtattatttttttattgtaaatatcggtaggattgaccactctcacatattaagatccgtgagacgctCTCACATAAGACCCATTTAATCAAAATATCGTCATTCAAATTTTTATAATAAGATGTATTACTTTTCAAATTAATCATCAAACCGTAGGATATAAAATTATCATGATTATACATAtgcttaaaaaaatttattctaGCCATATAATTTTTTAGACTAACGTATCAATAACATTATTTGAGAGtgacatttttaaatttttttttaaaaaaataagtaaCTAAATGAAATTAGAGAATGTTATCTATACAATAAGAGTGACACACACGGTTATCCGTTGCTTTTGAGATTATAAAATTATtacaaatgtatttttgaaattaaagtaTATTTGGAGTAGTTTTGTATTATAAAAGAGTGTTTGGTTAATAATTCGTAATGGTCGACACCTAATTCTTTAAATTAATGGGGAAACTGTTGAGTGGCATGTACGCCAAAAAATTGCGTGGGCTTCCATCAAAGTGTTTTAAATCAACCAATTTATGCGTACacaattcaattaaaaatactAAGAAATTCTTTACAATTTAGTGTTCTTACGCCAGGGAAGAACGAACTCCATTTTTGCTTCCGGATAACATTTTCTCACATAGCAACTGTATTTTCAAAATAGTAGTAGCTCATCGTTCAATTCATATAAAAGTTGATACGACGGAAAATTTTAGTGCCTGtttccagcaagtgtcactagttcAGACACAATAACGAATAAGATCGTTAGAAGGGGACCGAGAGGGTGTCCTAGCGTAGCccttccgacgctcaagtcagagactgatgATATATgaggagcagctaagggtgctgctgaaaacaatatctTGAATACCTTGATGAGCTAGTCTTCCATTTGGACTAAGGATGAGCCAAAGATAGTGGGCTCATCCATAGGGTATCAAAAGTAATAATTTGGGTAGTTTTCGTGTCATTGTTTTATATTTGTGAGGCGAGTAGACTCGCTCCATACTTGtaattaaaagtaatattttgacataaaaaataataattttcatgaaATAAACGGGGTTGGAGATCGGTATCACAAATTGATCTGTGAAACAATATcacaaaattttttatatttctaaTTTCTGTGTGTTTAGAAACCATGATTCACGTAACGTAATAAATCTACCCGACCAATAGAAGAATCAAAATAACGAAAAAGATAGAAATGACCTAGCTTGGAGATCAGTATTACGTGGGTCACCAAATATCAATTGTTCGTATAtcatatctacaatattgatgcaCATTAGAAGTCAACtgcatttatttttacaaaaagataattaaataaaataaagtgaAAAGACGATGAACGATTAAATTCACGTGTATAAGTAATATCGCTTCAATTAATTGAttatctatattatattattctaTGTCAAACGAGTAACTGCTATGGTTATTTTAATTGAtgaacaaaaatataatttactccatgacaaaaatttgtgtgagacggtctcacgagtcatatttgtgagacgaatctcttatttgagtcatccatgaaaaagtactactttttatactaaaagtattactttttattgtgaatatgagtagggtcgACCcagtctcacggattaagatccgtgagacggtctcacatgagacctaaagtgagcgatttcaccttttggagAAACGTGCACATGAATTATCGTATTTGTGGATTGCTGACATGTATAATATGAATCAATAAATAAATACTCCATAAGGTGTAAAAGAATCACAAAGATgagttttttaatttataaaatttcaaatatttttattgaattcaaattGGTAGATTGAACGAATTAAAGTTCgaggataaatattttatttttatttttcagctTTAATtcgattaaaattttattttatataataattttttcattaaaatcaTATGAAACCGTCTTATCAGTACATTTGTTAGATAGATATCTTACCCaattaattttatgaaaaatacaaatttttatgtcaattttttttattataaatatgaatgAGTTGAATTATCTCGGATATATAGATCCGGTAAACCATTAGAAGCTCATGTAATCCATAACGGATTAATCGTTTTCTGGGCCGAGATAATAAACATATTTGAAGTAGCTCATTTCGTTTCAAAGAAGTCTATGTACCAACAAgggttaattttattttttcgtcTAGCTGCTCTAGCTGGGTAGGTCCAAGAGAGAAGTTATACTTTTCTATATTTTACATTTGAAATACTTCATTTAATTTTCTCTCCGGTATTGAACTTTGATAGTATTTGCATAAATAATAGGTCTTTTGTGATACATttttacgaatctttatttgtgagacgggtcaatcttaccgatattcacaataaaaagtaatactttagcataaaaagtaatttttttttcatggatgaccaaaataagagatctgtctcataaaatacgacccgtgaaaccttctcacacaaatttttttcttgaataaaaTCGTCCCGGTGTTTCTACTGCTGACCAACCTGGCGCTATTATCTATGCATGCATAAAACAAACATGTCCAtgttttgtggttgttgaggatGAGTGACCTTATAATTTACAAACAAACAAGTTAAAAATCGAATCTTAATTATTAatctatttttatattataaattatgtaaattgtattattttatgaataaattttcaaatatttattttttaaaaaaattatagttaTAGTAACATACATTTGCCGTGTGGTTTTAAGTCTCATATATGATACGGAAGTTTCCGCTGGGTAGCGTCGCCTCTTCATTCACGCGGTTTTAGCCGCCAAACCCAGATTCTCTTTTAACAACTTCACCACGCTCGGCGATCTATATATACACCTATACAAGCACAAATATTCTCCATACTTTCCTAATTTTGCCTCGCGATTAATCTCTCTGCGACGCTTAATTCTTGTTCCTTCCGTTTATTTTGAATCATAAATCCATCGATATGAGCAGCCCCAACGAGCCTCAAGGTATGTTTCTCACTTCTCTCCGTGCATTTATGCTGCTCGTTTTTGATTTCACAGCTGTTAGTGCATTTTTTTGCTGATTTCTACGGATCTAGTGAGAAGCGGATGATAATCGAAGATCAGTTGACTGTGGATGACGATTCTGTGTTTTTTTTTCGGAGTCATAATGATGATTCTCTCGTGAATGTTTGTTCGGTTTGTTTTAGGTGTTCGATTTGATTGATCGTATTTGAGCACATTGAATATGATATGGTTTGCTATCCAGCTGTAATTTGGTGGATCCAAAAATATAGATTATAAAATCAATAATTTCGTTGAATTAATAAAGAAAATCATGCTTGTTCCAAAACCAGTAGTACTATCCATACTAggaattatatttattattataattacaaTTTACTAAAATCATCTGTATCATTTTTTGAATCTATTATACTTGTTCTTTCTGAAAATTTAAATCTGATTTATTAATATCCAAATGTTtggtttcaaatttaaattaatttattgtaTTGTATAAATAGGTATTTATGTCATTTTCTTACTTATAAAAAATGtccaataatatattttattcatttttgacttcttttttttttctaagaTAATACTATGGTGGATTAGTTCATATTTAGTCGATTTAGTTATTAAATGAGCTCTTAGTCGATtaaatatttacatttttaatttatttgtgcAAAATATACATTTCGTACACATGTTTGTTATATTTTCACGACTTTTTTCTATTTCAAAAATACTGTTAACAAATCCAAGAAAATAATTTTGGAAATCAAAGGTGAACTTATAACTCATTGTAAACTTATTTGACTTTCCTGATAAGAAATTTTaacatgaaataaaaatatcttAGATATTAAAGCTTGCTTTTAAATAGCAAGTTTCTTAATGTGACTTGCTATATTTGTCTTCTCCACAAGCCACATTTATGCATGGATAAAtataagttttttaaaaaataattttgttacaCAACagataaatttttaattttattcctGCGGTTTATGTTCTCGTTTCTTCTTAGTGCATTATAGAGTAATCACGTTGCTTTTTCAGTTGCATATCCCCCGCCGGCAACCGCGTACCCCATGGAAACACATGGTGGGTTCATGGCTCCGCCACCGCCGGCTGGTTACCCGACGAAAGATTGCCATGAGGGGCAGATTCAGGCACCAAAGGCCACCACCAAGTCTAGAGGTGACGGCTTCTGGAAGGGATGGTCAGTTATCTACATCTATATTTGATGAGAAACTATTACAATACAGAATTTGGTGAATTAGTTACTTTATTAAAAATCTAGTTTCTCAGTTATAAAGGAAATGGTtccattttttaatatatataatatatgtgatatGAGTTCTATAAACTTAGGTTGCGCTTGGATTCCAGAtccatgaatttcaaatatattcaaatatatttctGTTGTTTAGAGAAGTAAGACCATAAATTTCTAGTACACCTCttacatatttatataatattttatgttaattatgatatattttaagtTCATCCGATAATTGTGtcatttgaaatatattttattttatattattaatgtgCAAAAAAAGCAaggtatttatttaaaatttgatatatTGTTTCATTTGGAGTAGTTTTATTGTTTCATTTGAAGTGATTAATAAAACTAATCGAAATCCATGAATTTGAAGTACGTCAATCCAAACACAGCATGAGATAATTTGGTAGTTTGTGATTTGAGTATCATCACGTCGTGATAGTTGATTTAGAATAGCTTTTTGAACAATAACTTCGTATAATATCTGAACATCCATTGAATAGATGTGAAGACTGACTTGAGTTTTTTCCCCTCAAAACTCACAATTTTTTGTTTCAAATGTCGGTTTACTCACAATTTTTTGTTTGTATGAAATGGTGTATTTAAAAGTTTTGATTGTGAGGCATTTAACATATTGAGAGGATGGAATTTATATTCGATGCGCACAACTTCATTTTGTTTCATTTGAAAAAATTAGGTTCCGGTCCTTTTGCCCCTCTTGTAAAAGAATCAGTGAACTTCACAAATAAATAGAGCAAAGGCAAAAGCTTCATAACAAGACTCCTAATCCACAGCATTCCATTCCATAttctatattaaaatttattttggaatcAATTTATCGACAGATAACATTAGTCTCATGTTACAAACAAGTGGATTTAGAacgaaagatttgaatacacTAGGTATTTCCATTGCTCCACATGTTCAATGTTCCAATTTAGACATGATTTGGT is part of the Primulina eburnea isolate SZY01 chromosome 1, ASM2296580v1, whole genome shotgun sequence genome and encodes:
- the LOC140841714 gene encoding protein CYSTEINE-RICH TRANSMEMBRANE MODULE 9-like, coding for MSSPNEPQVAYPPPATAYPMETHGGFMAPPPPAGYPTKDCHEGQIQAPKATTKSRGDGFWKGCCAALCCCCVLDACF